The Populus trichocarpa isolate Nisqually-1 chromosome 2, P.trichocarpa_v4.1, whole genome shotgun sequence genome has a window encoding:
- the LOC7453907 gene encoding 10 kDa chaperonin 1, chloroplastic encodes MKLTTLVPTTTKRSSLSRLKLEALNLVQVCWVLLLVAPQADRVVIRLEDLPEKSSGGVLLPKSAVKFERYLMGEVLSVGAEAGEVEAGKRVLFSDINAYEVDLGTDAKHCFCKAGDLLAVVE; translated from the exons atgaaattgacaaccttggtacCAACAACAACCAAGCGTTCTTCTCTCTCTCGACTCAAACTCGAAG CTTTGAATTTAGTTCAAGTATGTTGGGTATTACTGCTGGTTGCTCCACAAGCTGATAGAGTTGTTATCCGTCTCGAGGACCTACCTGAG AAATCGTCTGGTGGGGTTTTGTTGCCCAAATCAGCTGTTAAATTTGAGCGGTATCTAATGGGAGAG GTTTTATCTGTTGGTGCTGAGGCTGGGGAAGTGGAGGCTGGAAAGAGG GTTCTTTTCTCAGACATCAATGCTTATGAG GTTGATTTGGGAACAGATGCTAAGCATTGCTTTTGCAAAGCTGGTGATTTGTTGGCCGTTGTGGAGTGA